A stretch of Acropora palmata chromosome 9, jaAcrPala1.3, whole genome shotgun sequence DNA encodes these proteins:
- the LOC141893414 gene encoding rho guanine nucleotide exchange factor 12-like isoform X1 gives MEPAENQEGQHLIQHCVIIQRDEKGYGLTVTGDNPVYVQSVKEGGAAHRTGVQVGDKIIKVNGTLVTHFNHAEVVDLIKSGSYVALTLLGKPPAHLHGERLDSTPPPVMLPRDPVKDERVMSVQRVLDQEKQFYKKTREEYMRKPSEKLQKELAESTTRIKTAEAQLNALMQAQPNFSNNGPFSAPPGKTVPPVWQSVTQIPSRCHSVPAEDSVEQDPNALYDNYPLSAIIPNSETADKGPQRSSTPPLPPERKFVPSGDQLGIREGSGHSRQGSSPAAFYRSSPNGSQQDKTFHVRNNVKNKSHDDASGMHLGSPARMRRNILTSSLPMAWTPHNPEKQAVQLSALTGKGNFYNTGSPPPTPSSVHEPMERRNRDDFVEMANERDDSNRAGVIHPSPSCNSIMSMEDDDFASDDEKIDDHGPFNGLDLLKNKPAHLAVFLHYLISNNDPSNLFFWLVTDSYKEGTPKEMKKWFYEIYSTFLADRAPLKVDLDKETIVQPIEKCLGSEDNLKEVFEKARVAAGIELADLLGGFREKRALGLGSLFGDQHLTDDDMDKAKELQVVEQTLIPHLESVLAEIDSNANADASQMDRNSAMASALTTFLKQVGVTIKQQGNSTNVLDRCSSFTRKENKILFKIKSSKKSKGHHFVSTHYTSLTFCNHCNGLLWGIGDQGYQCSTCEYNVHKGNCFEAIEDCPGPKKKRKPIPATVLVPAFNPRKPSQSSTTKSNNNNWNSESQDEDQETQNGVDSKSKRSSLDGDSISSGKDIRSEIDFSRSIDREHLSSGDVSDGMPRYRSESCLDKPPPTKNIARAETMREFRTTRELGPSMKKKRKSAITMDSSSNSDSFLARGDSTLMDPLSEDEEELDPDMTVDAQPPPWQQIVDKKILRKLKTKEIKRQEFIHELIHTERTHVRNLKVLSKVFYKPMLKMNAMFKQEINQLFPNLDALMQIHVSLMGSMMKRQKEEGDVITRIGDVLLERFDGEPGEIAKDACAEFCKNQKLALEQLKNRRKKEFKLEQFITSCENDPLCRRLRLQDIISSSYQRFTKYPLLLEGIQTNTPNSHVDSKNIERAIKCTKDLLAFVNQSVKDCENQQKLADLQKKIDRRSIESTNNKTMEEFKDLDLTKKKLVYDGDLTWRISRTKSVDLHVLLLEDLLILLQKQDDKYVLKCLSTTVIAGYQDTKTTHSPIIKLNGVLARNVATDKRAFFLVSTSATVGPQIYELVTATVTDRKNWYKYITDTAEAFKVKERGRRDAFSVGGQQRAMDVNEINEIPSKSPVKEEEESVDRDKLVGTNADEEEREKATDLDEDDDSDEIDVKNNEEEEDVDEEEEEDETESEAPTTPEEAPATKMAERPLRLESQADSESDNDNETERDSDAESESDLTDVPKQNSSLENDSPTKRRLMNESSPASDSETDVLSAEDSESQSSSVLNQASLAQLTNEESVDDRSLSTERNSVISDSSSSSSNDTMKIRGSLPNMQSEEQFDSPSSPSFRSSVMLLELLRSKDEELRRTLEEKSRLVAELRGANMTTGTTTSESNINSDSMEARDLILAAILQANRLTVAVSDVLNPNVDDMSRGMGCDGVNAVFSPQQQLVSSTSVLNEQLTTLLSVITDRDMARERLRCDLQYANSQIQRYKQGRSSSRRPRELPGSQFSLNDDNLSGGFHSDSPRPSSPTSTIDLDSDYARLSETDYLASEDNMESVARSSSFSSYRTRSSLASSGYRSSTTSSRDTWRSREESPTAQWRRGGGRSTIRTCWSDEGAEYESQSQI, from the exons GAGGAGCAGCACATCGGACTGGTGTTCAAGTTGGTGATAAGATTATAAAG GTCAATGGAACCCTAGTGACACATTTCAATCATGCTGAAGTTGTTGACCTTATTAAAT CTGGCTCTTATGTTGCATTGACACTTCTTGGAAAACCTCCGGCACATCTTCATG GTGAGAGGCTTGATTCAACACCACCACCAGTAATG TTGCCAAGGGATCCAGTGAAAGATGAGAGAGTAATGTCTGTTCAACGAGTGCTTGACCAAGAAAAGCAGTTTTATAAG AAAACAAGAGAGGAGTACATGAGAAAGCCTTCGGAAAAGTTGCAAAAAGAG CTCGCAGAATCAACAACTCGAATCAAAACTGCCGAAGCGCAATTGAATGCCTTAATGCAAGCACAG CCTAATTTTTCCAATAATGGCCCCTTCTCAGCACCGCCTGGGAAAACTGTACCCCCAGTTTGGCAGTCAGTGACTCAGATACCAAGCAGGTGTCACTCAGTTCCAGCTGAAGACAGCGTGGAGCAGGATCCCAATGCACTGTATGACAACTACCCACTGTCAGCTATTATACCCAATAGTGAAACTGCTGACAAAGGACCTCAGAGGTCATCAACACCACCTCTTCCCCCAGAGAGAAAGTTTGTTCCTTCAGGAGACCAGCTGGGG ATAAGAGAGGGATCAGGCCATTCCAGGCAAGGTTCTAGTCCAGCAGCTTTTTATCGTTCTTCACCAAATGGGAGTCAACAGGACAAAACTTTCCATGTTAGAAACAATGTCAAGAACAAAAGTCATGATGATGCATCAGGAATGCACTTGGGCTCTCCTGCAAGAATGCGAAGAAATATCTTG ACGTCGTCACTCCCCATGGCTTGGACTCCTCACAATCCTGAGAAACAAGCAGTACAGCTGAGTGCCTTAACTGGAAAAGGGAATTTTTATAACACTGGTTCACCTCCACCAACACCCTCATCTGTACATGAGCCAATGGAGAGGCGAAATCGTGATGACTTTGTAGAAATGGCCAATGAGAGAGATGATAGTAACAGGGCTGGTGTTATACATCCTAGCCCATCTTGTAATTCTATTATGTCTATGGAAGATGATGACTTTGCTTCAGATGATGAGAAG ATTGATGACCATGGGCCATTCAATGGTTTAGACTTGCTGAAAAATAAACCAG CTCACCTTGCAGTTTTCCTGCATTATCTTATATCCAACAATGATCCAAGTAATCTG TTCTTTTGGCTTGTAACTGATTCTTACAAGGAGGGAACCCCCAAGGAAATGAAGAAGTGGTTTTATGAGATCTACTCTACATTTCTGGCTGATCGGGCT CCTCTCAAAGTGGATTTGGATAAAGAAACCATTGTGCAACCCATTG aaaaaTGTCTTGGATCTGAAGATAATTTAAAGGAAGTTTTTGAAAAAGCAAG GGTTGCTGCTGGAATTGAATTAGCTGATTTGTTAGGAGGCTTTAGGGAGAAAAGAGCACTTGGCCTTGGGAGTTTATTTGGTGATCAGCATCTGACTG ATGATGACATGGACAAGGCAAAGGAACTTCAAGTTGTGGAGCAGACTCTGATTCCACATCTGGAAAGTGTATT GGCAGAAATAGATTCAAATGCTAATGCAGATGCATCTCAGATGGATAGAAA CTCTGCAATGGCTTCTGCGTTGACAACATTCTTAAAACAAGTTGGAGTTACCATTAAG CAACAGGGAAACAGTACAAATGTCTTAGACAGATGTTCAAGTTTCACACGGAAAGAGAACAAGATActattcaaaataaaatcaagtaAAAAG AGCAAAGGACACCATTTTGTTAGTACACATTACACCAGTTTGACATTTTGCAATCACTGCAATGGCCTCCTTTGGGGGATTGGAGATCAAGGCTACCAGTGTTCAA CATGTGAGTACAATGTCCACAAAGGAAACTGTTTTGAAGCAATTGAAGATTGCCCAGGTCCCAAGAAGAAAAGA AAACCAATCCCTGCTACAGTATTAGTACCTGCTTTTAACCCTAGGAAACCAAGTCAATCTT CAACAACaaagagtaataataataattggaaTTCAGAAAGTCAAGATGAGGATCAGGAAACACAAAACGGAG TTGATAGCAAATCAAAAAGGAGCTCACTTGATGGAGATAGT aTTTCAAGTGGAAAGGATATCAG AAGTGAAATAGACTTTTCCAGATCAATTGACAG GGAACATTTGTCAAGTGGAGACGTAAGT GATGGGATGCCAAGGTATAGGAG TGAATCGTGCCTTGATAAACCTCCACCAACAAAAAACATTGCAAGGGCAGAGACGATGAGAGAGTTCAGGACAACT AGGGAATTGGGGCCATCtatgaagaaaaagagaaaatctgCAATAACCATGGATTCATC CAGTAATTCAGACAGCTTTCTTGCAAG AGGAGATTCCACTTTAATGGACCCACTCTCTGAAGATG AGGAAGAGCTG GATCCAGATATGACTGTTGATGCCCAACCTCCTCCTTGGCAACAAATTGTGGATAAAAAG ATTCTCAGAAAGcttaaaacaaaggaaataaagCGCCAGGAATTCATTCATG agCTTATTCATACTGAAAGAACCCACGTCAGGAATTTGAAAGTATTAAGCAAG gTGTTTTATAAGCCAATGTTGAAAATGAACGCGATGTTTAAACAGGAGATCAATCAACTTTTTCCAAACTTAGATGCACTGATGCAAATTCATG TTTCTCTCATGGGAAGCATGATGAAAAGACAGAAAGAAGAGGGTGACGTCATCACTCGTATTGGGGATGTCTTGTTGGAGAGG TTTGATGGTGAACCTGGGGAGATAGCCAAGGATGCCTGTGCTGAATTCTGTAAAAATCAAAAACTAGCTTTGGAGCAGCTAAAG aatCGGCGGAAAAAAGAATTTAAGTTGGAACAGTTTATTACT AGCTGTGAAAATGATCCCCTTTGTCGGCGGTTACGACTTCAAGATATCATTTCGTCTAGCTATCAAAGATTCACCAAATACCCATTATTGCTGGAAGGCATACAGACAAATACCCCAA ACTCTCACGTTGATAGTAAAAACATCGAGAGGGCGATTAAGTGTACAAAG gaTTTACTAGCTTTCGTGAATCAAAGTGTAAAGGATTGCGAAAATCAACAG AAACTTGCTgatcttcaaaaaaaaatcgatAGAAGATCCATTGAGAGTactaacaacaaaacaatggaaGAATTCAAG GACTTGGATCTGACTAAAAAGAAGTTAGTTTACGATGGAGATTTGACATGGAGAATAAGTAGAACCAAGTCTGTTG ATCTCCACGTGTTGTTGTTAGAAGACTTGTTAATTCTACTTCAAAAGCAGGACGACAAATATGTCCTGAAGTGTTTGAGTACCACTGTCATAGCTGGTTACCAAGACACCAAG ACCACCCACAGTCCAATAATCAAACTGAATGGCGTGTTGGCAAGAAATGTGGCAACTG acaagagggcattttttcttgtcagCACATCAGCCACTGTGGGACCTCAGATTTATGAGTTAGTGACAGCTACGGTTACAGATCGCAAAAA CTGGTACAAGTACATTACAGATACCGCTGAGGCATTCAAAGTGAAAG AGAGAGGTCGTCGAGATGCCTTTTCGGTTGGCGGTCAGCAAAGAGCGATGGATGTAAATGAGATTAATGAAATACCCAGCAAAAGCCCCGTGAAAGAAGAGGAGGAATCTGTCGACAGAGACAAGCTTGTGGGGACAAATGCGgatgaagaagaaagagaaaaagctACGGATTTGGATGAGGATGATGACTCAGATGAAATTGATGTGAAGAACAATGAGGAGGAGGAGGACGTAGacgaggaggaggaggaggatgAAACAGAAAGCGAAGCACCCACAACACCAGAAGAAGCACCAGCAACTAAAATGGCGGAGCGGCCACTGAGGCTCGAATCACAGGCTGATAGTGAGtctgataatgataatgagaCTGAGCGTGACTCGGACGCAGAGTCGGAATCGGACCTGACGGATGTTCCTAAGCAAAACTCAAGCTTGGAGAATGATTCACCTACCAAACGACGCTTAATGAACGAGTCAAGTCCGGCCAGTGATTCAGAGACTGAT GTTCTCTCAGCCGAAGACAGCGAATCACAGAGCTCGTCAGTTCTAAACCAGGCTTCCTTGGCACAGTTGACAAACGAGGAGAGTGTGGATGACAGATCTCTATCAACAGAACGAAACAGTGTGATTTCGGATAGTTCATCGAGTTCTTCGAATGATACAATGAAGATCCGAGGGAGTCTTCCAAATATGCAGTCTGAAGAGCAGTTTGATTCTCCAAGTAGTCCGTCATTCAGATCGTCGGTTATGTTACTCG AACTACTGAGGTCGAAAGACGAAGAGCTTCGCAGAACATTGGAAGAAAAATCCAGACTGGTTGCAGAGCTAAGG GGAGCCAACATGACGACGGGGACAACAACAAGTGAA AGCAACATCAACAGTGACTCTATGGAGGCAAG GGATTTGATACTTGCAGCAATTCTTCAAG CCAATCGTTTAACAGTTGCTGTGAGTGATGTACTGAATCCCAATGTAGATGACATGTCTCGTGGAATGGGTTGTGATGGCGTTAATGCGGTCTTCTCGCCTCAG CAACAACTTGTTTCATCGACGTCTGTTTTAAACGAACAGCTCACAACGTTACTT agTGTCATTACGGATCGAGACATGGCTAGAGAAAG ATTGCGGTGTGATCTTCAATACGCTAACTCGCAAATTCAGCGCTACAAGCAGGGCCGGTCGTCCTCTCGTCGCCCTAGAGAGCTTCCCGGCTCACAGTTTTCGTTAAATGACGATAATTTGTCAGGAGGATTTCACTCCGATTCACCTCGACCTTCCTCTCCAACATCTACCATCGATTTAGACTCTG ATTACGCGCGATTGTCAGAGACTGACTATTTAGCTTCCGAAGACAATATG GAGTCAGTCGCTCGTTCGTCGTCCTTCTCTAGTTATCGGACGAGAAGTTCATTG GCCTCCAGTGGGTACCGTTCATCGACGACATCTTCTCGGGACACGTGGCGCTCTCGCGAGGAATCTCCAACAGCACAATGGCGGCGAGGAGGAGGTCGTTCTACCATCAGGACCTGCTGGAGCGACGAAGGGGCCGAGTACGAGTCCCAATCGCAAATATAG
- the LOC141893414 gene encoding rho guanine nucleotide exchange factor 12-like isoform X3, whose translation MEPAENQEGQHLIQHCVIIQRDEKGYGLTVTGDNPVYVQSVKEGGAAHRTGVQVGDKIIKVNGTLVTHFNHAEVVDLIKSGSYVALTLLGKPPAHLHGERLDSTPPPVMLPRDPVKDERVMSVQRVLDQEKQFYKKTREEYMRKPSEKLQKELAESTTRIKTAEAQLNALMQAQPNFSNNGPFSAPPGKTVPPVWQSVTQIPSRCHSVPAEDSVEQDPNALYDNYPLSAIIPNSETADKGPQRSSTPPLPPERKFVPSGDQLGIREGSGHSRQGSSPAAFYRSSPNGSQQDKTFHVRNNVKNKSHDDASGMHLGSPARMRRNILTSSLPMAWTPHNPEKQAVQLSALTGKGNFYNTGSPPPTPSSVHEPMERRNRDDFVEMANERDDSNRAGVIHPSPSCNSIMSMEDDDFASDDEKIDDHGPFNGLDLLKNKPAHLAVFLHYLISNNDPSNLFFWLVTDSYKEGTPKEMKKWFYEIYSTFLADRAPLKVDLDKETIVQPIEKCLGSEDNLKEVFEKARVAAGIELADLLGGFREKRALGLGSLFGDQHLTDDDMDKAKELQVVEQTLIPHLESVLAEIDSNANADASQMDRNSAMASALTTFLKQVGVTIKQQGNSTNVLDRCSSFTRKENKILFKIKSSKKSKGHHFVSTHYTSLTFCNHCNGLLWGIGDQGYQCSTCEYNVHKGNCFEAIEDCPGPKKKRKPIPATVLVPAFNPRKPSQSSTTKSNNNNWNSESQDEDQETQNGVDSKSKRSSLDGDSISSGKDIRSEIDFSRSIDREHLSSGDVSDGMPRYRSESCLDKPPPTKNIARAETMREFRTTRELGPSMKKKRKSAITMDSSSNSDSFLARGDSTLMDPLSEDEEELDPDMTVDAQPPPWQQIVDKKILRKLKTKEIKRQEFIHELIHTERTHVRNLKVLSKVFYKPMLKMNAMFKQEINQLFPNLDALMQIHVSLMGSMMKRQKEEGDVITRIGDVLLERFDGEPGEIAKDACAEFCKNQKLALEQLKNRRKKEFKLEQFITSCENDPLCRRLRLQDIISSSYQRFTKYPLLLEGIQTNTPNSHVDSKNIERAIKCTKDLLAFVNQSVKDCENQQKLADLQKKIDRRSIESTNNKTMEEFKDLDLTKKKLVYDGDLTWRISRTKSVDLHVLLLEDLLILLQKQDDKYVLKCLSTTVIAGYQDTKTTHSPIIKLNGVLARNVATDKRAFFLVSTSATVGPQIYELVTATVTDRKNWYKYITDTAEAFKVKERGRRDAFSVGGQQRAMDVNEINEIPSKSPVKEEEESVDRDKLVGTNADEEEREKATDLDEDDDSDEIDVKNNEEEEDVDEEEEEDETESEAPTTPEEAPATKMAERPLRLESQADSESDNDNETERDSDAESESDLTDVPKQNSSLENDSPTKRRLMNESSPASDSETDVLSAEDSESQSSSVLNQASLAQLTNEESVDDRSLSTERNSVISDSSSSSSNDTMKIRGSLPNMQSEEQFDSPSSPSFRSSVMLLELLRSKDEELRRTLEEKSRLVAELRGANMTTGTTTSESNINSDSMEARDLILAAILQANRLTVAVSDVLNPNVDDMSRGMGCDGVNAVFSPQQQLVSSTSVLNEQLTTLLSVITDRDMARERLRCDLQYANSQIQRYKQGRSSSRRPRELPGSQFSLNDDNLSGGFHSDSPRPSSPTSTIDLDSDYARLSETDYLASEDNMESVARSSSFSSYRTRSSLMLTNTDLAIGTECYDV comes from the exons GAGGAGCAGCACATCGGACTGGTGTTCAAGTTGGTGATAAGATTATAAAG GTCAATGGAACCCTAGTGACACATTTCAATCATGCTGAAGTTGTTGACCTTATTAAAT CTGGCTCTTATGTTGCATTGACACTTCTTGGAAAACCTCCGGCACATCTTCATG GTGAGAGGCTTGATTCAACACCACCACCAGTAATG TTGCCAAGGGATCCAGTGAAAGATGAGAGAGTAATGTCTGTTCAACGAGTGCTTGACCAAGAAAAGCAGTTTTATAAG AAAACAAGAGAGGAGTACATGAGAAAGCCTTCGGAAAAGTTGCAAAAAGAG CTCGCAGAATCAACAACTCGAATCAAAACTGCCGAAGCGCAATTGAATGCCTTAATGCAAGCACAG CCTAATTTTTCCAATAATGGCCCCTTCTCAGCACCGCCTGGGAAAACTGTACCCCCAGTTTGGCAGTCAGTGACTCAGATACCAAGCAGGTGTCACTCAGTTCCAGCTGAAGACAGCGTGGAGCAGGATCCCAATGCACTGTATGACAACTACCCACTGTCAGCTATTATACCCAATAGTGAAACTGCTGACAAAGGACCTCAGAGGTCATCAACACCACCTCTTCCCCCAGAGAGAAAGTTTGTTCCTTCAGGAGACCAGCTGGGG ATAAGAGAGGGATCAGGCCATTCCAGGCAAGGTTCTAGTCCAGCAGCTTTTTATCGTTCTTCACCAAATGGGAGTCAACAGGACAAAACTTTCCATGTTAGAAACAATGTCAAGAACAAAAGTCATGATGATGCATCAGGAATGCACTTGGGCTCTCCTGCAAGAATGCGAAGAAATATCTTG ACGTCGTCACTCCCCATGGCTTGGACTCCTCACAATCCTGAGAAACAAGCAGTACAGCTGAGTGCCTTAACTGGAAAAGGGAATTTTTATAACACTGGTTCACCTCCACCAACACCCTCATCTGTACATGAGCCAATGGAGAGGCGAAATCGTGATGACTTTGTAGAAATGGCCAATGAGAGAGATGATAGTAACAGGGCTGGTGTTATACATCCTAGCCCATCTTGTAATTCTATTATGTCTATGGAAGATGATGACTTTGCTTCAGATGATGAGAAG ATTGATGACCATGGGCCATTCAATGGTTTAGACTTGCTGAAAAATAAACCAG CTCACCTTGCAGTTTTCCTGCATTATCTTATATCCAACAATGATCCAAGTAATCTG TTCTTTTGGCTTGTAACTGATTCTTACAAGGAGGGAACCCCCAAGGAAATGAAGAAGTGGTTTTATGAGATCTACTCTACATTTCTGGCTGATCGGGCT CCTCTCAAAGTGGATTTGGATAAAGAAACCATTGTGCAACCCATTG aaaaaTGTCTTGGATCTGAAGATAATTTAAAGGAAGTTTTTGAAAAAGCAAG GGTTGCTGCTGGAATTGAATTAGCTGATTTGTTAGGAGGCTTTAGGGAGAAAAGAGCACTTGGCCTTGGGAGTTTATTTGGTGATCAGCATCTGACTG ATGATGACATGGACAAGGCAAAGGAACTTCAAGTTGTGGAGCAGACTCTGATTCCACATCTGGAAAGTGTATT GGCAGAAATAGATTCAAATGCTAATGCAGATGCATCTCAGATGGATAGAAA CTCTGCAATGGCTTCTGCGTTGACAACATTCTTAAAACAAGTTGGAGTTACCATTAAG CAACAGGGAAACAGTACAAATGTCTTAGACAGATGTTCAAGTTTCACACGGAAAGAGAACAAGATActattcaaaataaaatcaagtaAAAAG AGCAAAGGACACCATTTTGTTAGTACACATTACACCAGTTTGACATTTTGCAATCACTGCAATGGCCTCCTTTGGGGGATTGGAGATCAAGGCTACCAGTGTTCAA CATGTGAGTACAATGTCCACAAAGGAAACTGTTTTGAAGCAATTGAAGATTGCCCAGGTCCCAAGAAGAAAAGA AAACCAATCCCTGCTACAGTATTAGTACCTGCTTTTAACCCTAGGAAACCAAGTCAATCTT CAACAACaaagagtaataataataattggaaTTCAGAAAGTCAAGATGAGGATCAGGAAACACAAAACGGAG TTGATAGCAAATCAAAAAGGAGCTCACTTGATGGAGATAGT aTTTCAAGTGGAAAGGATATCAG AAGTGAAATAGACTTTTCCAGATCAATTGACAG GGAACATTTGTCAAGTGGAGACGTAAGT GATGGGATGCCAAGGTATAGGAG TGAATCGTGCCTTGATAAACCTCCACCAACAAAAAACATTGCAAGGGCAGAGACGATGAGAGAGTTCAGGACAACT AGGGAATTGGGGCCATCtatgaagaaaaagagaaaatctgCAATAACCATGGATTCATC CAGTAATTCAGACAGCTTTCTTGCAAG AGGAGATTCCACTTTAATGGACCCACTCTCTGAAGATG AGGAAGAGCTG GATCCAGATATGACTGTTGATGCCCAACCTCCTCCTTGGCAACAAATTGTGGATAAAAAG ATTCTCAGAAAGcttaaaacaaaggaaataaagCGCCAGGAATTCATTCATG agCTTATTCATACTGAAAGAACCCACGTCAGGAATTTGAAAGTATTAAGCAAG gTGTTTTATAAGCCAATGTTGAAAATGAACGCGATGTTTAAACAGGAGATCAATCAACTTTTTCCAAACTTAGATGCACTGATGCAAATTCATG TTTCTCTCATGGGAAGCATGATGAAAAGACAGAAAGAAGAGGGTGACGTCATCACTCGTATTGGGGATGTCTTGTTGGAGAGG TTTGATGGTGAACCTGGGGAGATAGCCAAGGATGCCTGTGCTGAATTCTGTAAAAATCAAAAACTAGCTTTGGAGCAGCTAAAG aatCGGCGGAAAAAAGAATTTAAGTTGGAACAGTTTATTACT AGCTGTGAAAATGATCCCCTTTGTCGGCGGTTACGACTTCAAGATATCATTTCGTCTAGCTATCAAAGATTCACCAAATACCCATTATTGCTGGAAGGCATACAGACAAATACCCCAA ACTCTCACGTTGATAGTAAAAACATCGAGAGGGCGATTAAGTGTACAAAG gaTTTACTAGCTTTCGTGAATCAAAGTGTAAAGGATTGCGAAAATCAACAG AAACTTGCTgatcttcaaaaaaaaatcgatAGAAGATCCATTGAGAGTactaacaacaaaacaatggaaGAATTCAAG GACTTGGATCTGACTAAAAAGAAGTTAGTTTACGATGGAGATTTGACATGGAGAATAAGTAGAACCAAGTCTGTTG ATCTCCACGTGTTGTTGTTAGAAGACTTGTTAATTCTACTTCAAAAGCAGGACGACAAATATGTCCTGAAGTGTTTGAGTACCACTGTCATAGCTGGTTACCAAGACACCAAG ACCACCCACAGTCCAATAATCAAACTGAATGGCGTGTTGGCAAGAAATGTGGCAACTG acaagagggcattttttcttgtcagCACATCAGCCACTGTGGGACCTCAGATTTATGAGTTAGTGACAGCTACGGTTACAGATCGCAAAAA CTGGTACAAGTACATTACAGATACCGCTGAGGCATTCAAAGTGAAAG AGAGAGGTCGTCGAGATGCCTTTTCGGTTGGCGGTCAGCAAAGAGCGATGGATGTAAATGAGATTAATGAAATACCCAGCAAAAGCCCCGTGAAAGAAGAGGAGGAATCTGTCGACAGAGACAAGCTTGTGGGGACAAATGCGgatgaagaagaaagagaaaaagctACGGATTTGGATGAGGATGATGACTCAGATGAAATTGATGTGAAGAACAATGAGGAGGAGGAGGACGTAGacgaggaggaggaggaggatgAAACAGAAAGCGAAGCACCCACAACACCAGAAGAAGCACCAGCAACTAAAATGGCGGAGCGGCCACTGAGGCTCGAATCACAGGCTGATAGTGAGtctgataatgataatgagaCTGAGCGTGACTCGGACGCAGAGTCGGAATCGGACCTGACGGATGTTCCTAAGCAAAACTCAAGCTTGGAGAATGATTCACCTACCAAACGACGCTTAATGAACGAGTCAAGTCCGGCCAGTGATTCAGAGACTGAT GTTCTCTCAGCCGAAGACAGCGAATCACAGAGCTCGTCAGTTCTAAACCAGGCTTCCTTGGCACAGTTGACAAACGAGGAGAGTGTGGATGACAGATCTCTATCAACAGAACGAAACAGTGTGATTTCGGATAGTTCATCGAGTTCTTCGAATGATACAATGAAGATCCGAGGGAGTCTTCCAAATATGCAGTCTGAAGAGCAGTTTGATTCTCCAAGTAGTCCGTCATTCAGATCGTCGGTTATGTTACTCG AACTACTGAGGTCGAAAGACGAAGAGCTTCGCAGAACATTGGAAGAAAAATCCAGACTGGTTGCAGAGCTAAGG GGAGCCAACATGACGACGGGGACAACAACAAGTGAA AGCAACATCAACAGTGACTCTATGGAGGCAAG GGATTTGATACTTGCAGCAATTCTTCAAG CCAATCGTTTAACAGTTGCTGTGAGTGATGTACTGAATCCCAATGTAGATGACATGTCTCGTGGAATGGGTTGTGATGGCGTTAATGCGGTCTTCTCGCCTCAG CAACAACTTGTTTCATCGACGTCTGTTTTAAACGAACAGCTCACAACGTTACTT agTGTCATTACGGATCGAGACATGGCTAGAGAAAG ATTGCGGTGTGATCTTCAATACGCTAACTCGCAAATTCAGCGCTACAAGCAGGGCCGGTCGTCCTCTCGTCGCCCTAGAGAGCTTCCCGGCTCACAGTTTTCGTTAAATGACGATAATTTGTCAGGAGGATTTCACTCCGATTCACCTCGACCTTCCTCTCCAACATCTACCATCGATTTAGACTCTG ATTACGCGCGATTGTCAGAGACTGACTATTTAGCTTCCGAAGACAATATG GAGTCAGTCGCTCGTTCGTCGTCCTTCTCTAGTTATCGGACGAGAAGTTCATTG ATGCTAACAAATACAGATCTCGCAATTGGCACCGAATGCTACGACGTATAG